In the genome of Patescibacteria group bacterium, the window ATTCCTGTAACCAAAGGACCATTACTACTTGTTTTTTGTCCTAAATAAACATTTTGTGATAATGGCTCAATGTTTGGTGTGTCGGTTGTATACACGCTAAGAGTGTGGGTATGAGTATCGGTAGAAATTAATGATCCATTTTGATTAGCTTTTATAAAACCGCCGACGGCCTCGAGGGTGCCAGAGATAAGGTGACCTGTTGGGCTACCTGAGGCATGGGTGTTGCTGCCAGCAGACCCGCCGGGCGTAGTATTACCGCGAATAAAATAAGTGCCAAAAGTGGAGGAATAATCGCTCCAACCAGCTGGCGGGGCAGCGTCAAAAATAGTAATGGTATTTTGCGGAATAGCTGTCGAACCACTAGGAATACCGCCAGCCGAAAGTTTGATCACACAAAGATCCTTGTATAAGGGCAAACTATTAGAAACATTAACACTGTTTATTGTAACGCTGTGAGTATGATTATAATCAGGATAAGAACCTCCACCACCAGATTTAGTCGTAGAGTTGTTTGATTTATCTGAAGTGGCGGTGGCCGAATGAGTATGATCCGCCGAACCACCCTCATTGGACCCATAGGTTTCATCACCGCGCGGAAAAGTTGCCGTAAAAGATCCGTCACTCACCAAGGTCCAGCCAGATGGCGGCGCGCCAGCGCCAGAACAACTGCCGCCGCTACCAGCCCAGAAAAGAAGCATATTAGTCGCGTCAGCCGCGATTTGCCACTTTCTAGTTTCAGAAAAAACTAAATTATTACGATCATAAATTTTTAAAGGCCCTAATAAATAAAACTGCGGGCTAATTTTCGGCGCCTGATATTCATAAAAAAGATTGATGGTTTCGTTGGCCGCTATTTTTTTTGACCAAATAATATTTTTAAATCCGTTATTAAATTCAACGTCCATCCCCTCTTGCCCGGTAATCACAAAGTCTTCTGGAACCTGTTCAATAATATTTCCATTAAAATCACTTTTGGCGGTAAGATTAAGGTGCATGACATAAGTGGAATAAAAAGGATTGATTCTGATCGCTCCGACTCTTTCTACCTTAAAGGCCGAAGAATTTTTAACTTCAAAAGTATCGTTGATTTCATAGCCATTATCGAGGTTAACCAATTTCATCTTATATTCACCAGAGCTTTTGGTCGAATAATAGGTAAAATAATCAGGATAATCGGTTACGTTATTAGGACCGCACGTATCGCTATATTGAATTGAGTCGTCTTCGGTAGTAAAAGTTTGCGTGTTTAATTGTGGATCTTGAATTTCTAAGCGCAAATGACCATTGCAAATCGTCCGGCCAGAGTCGGTCAAAACAGCCATTTGCAAATAGGCCTTTTCGTTCGACATATAGATTGACTGATCACTATTGATTGCCAGTACGCCCCACCGAAAATCTATTTCTTTTTGGACAATCTGTCCTTGCTCATTAAGTTGGACAAACAATTTATATAAGCCGGGCTTAAAATTATTTTGTTCACTTTTTAAAACAATGATTTTATTATTATTAACTGTGACGCGATTTTTTTCTTCATGATGGTCCGGATCAATTAAAATTGTCTTTACTTTATCTTGGCCAAAGAGCCCTTTTATTTTATCGAGGATATTTTCTTCGCTAATGCCGGATAAAGTAAATTCCGGATTTTCATTGGCTAAAAAGTTTTTATTGCCCGTTATGCTGATATCAATTTTTGGCGCGATGTCATAATTTAGTTCTAACCAAGCTGAATCAATAAAAATTTTATCTTGAGGCTCTCCTGAATCAGTGGGGTATAAATAAATAAATCTTATTTTAAAATCTTGAAGAAACTGAAAATCGCTTGCCGCCGGCAAAGCATAAAGAAAATAGCCACCATTAGTGGCGTTGGAAATTTCTTGATTTGATTCTAAATTTAATTTACCTGCATTCTGCCATGAATTTTGGTAAAAATAATCAATTTGTATTTGTCCGATATTGGTTGTTTTACCAGCAAAAGAAAACCTTAATTGAAGATTGTTTAGGATTTTATTGGCAAATTGATTGCCTAAATCAAAATTTGATAGTTCTAGGGTTTTTTCTCCGTTTAAAATCGGAGATGTTTCTTCGAGCACCGGCGGTGCTTCCACTACTTCATCTATTATCGGCGAAGTAGAACTGACATTAGCCGGCGTAGATGTGCTGTTCTCGCCAACTATAATTAAATTTTCAGCAATTGGTAGTACTGAATCTGGGATATTAGATTCTTCGGCCACCACAGATGACGGTCTGAAGAAACTAAATAATTTTTTAAAAATCATAGTCAACGGCTGAACATCTGAAGAATCAACGGCATTCGGAGAATTAACCACAAACGGTGAAGCGGAGTTTTCGTTATTAAAATTTTCTAAAGTGGCGACCCCATCCAGATCCTGATTTACCGCCGCTTCTTTATTCTGCCAATCTCCATTAAATGACGAAGGAAAAATATTAATAACATTGCCGAGATTAGAAGTTTTAGAATAACAACTCGCCCATCCGCACAGGACTATGGCGCTAATAATAAATATTTTTAAATAATGCTTTTTAATTATCGACATAATTTATCGTATTCTGACTTTTACTTGGGAAAAATGATTTTGTTGTTCAAGTTATTATTAACTGATTTATTTAATTTTATAAATCTTTTGTTTAAGAATAAAATTATAACCACCAAGATAGCTATTAAACAAATTAAGAATAAAATAATTGACCAAACAGCCGCTTCGGGAAGAACCACCCAGCTGCCTATTTGTATGCCTGTACGAAAAACCCTAAAATCAACCTTGTTGGTAGGTGGACTTTTTTGCTCATTTAAAGACGCGATGGCCATGGCAGTATAATTGCCAACTGGCAACATTTCTTTATAAACCAAAGTCCAATCTCCCGAATCGCCAGTATGAGTTGTGGCGGTAAATTGTTTGCCAGTTTCGTGATTAAAAAATAATGTGACTTCTGTTTGCGGAATACTAGTGCCTTCAAAAACCAAAGTATCAGGATAAGAAGAAAAAAGTATTGCCTTGGTATAGCGAACTATTTTAGGCGCCGGTAAAGCGTTAATAATAAAGTTTTCTATTTTCTCGGCGCAGTTTAAGGCTTGATCGCATAATCTAATAGTAGCAATGTGGCTTCCTGAGTTTTGCGGTGGAACCTTATATTCCTGAACATTACTTGATTTAACAAAATCACCACTATCAATTTTTACTTCCAAGGAGCCGATTCCAGACAACTGATCCTGACCAGTAACCTTAATGGTTGGGTCTGGCTGATAATATTCTCGTTGGGGCAAAAACTCAACACTTAAAATAACCGGCAAACCAGTATCGACTTGAACTTTATAGTGAAAAACCTTAGACCATTGGCCGTTTAATTTTGATTTTATGTGAAAATACCAAACGTCATCTTTGATATCCTTATAGGAAACGGATGTGCTCAAGCCTTCGCCGGTATTATCTGGCGTGGTCTCGCTATTTTTATCTAAAACATAACTGAAATCTGTAATTCCCTGTTGCCATACCCAGCTGAGCGACAAATTTTTAAGATTATACCATTTTTGTTGATCTGGGTGCGTCGTAGAAGAAATTTTTAATTGCAAACCAGCCGGAGGAGTAATATTTTTTTCGGGAACCGGCTTGGGCAAACCAGAATCATATATGGTCAAATTAGCGCTCCCGCTACTAGACAAAATATTAGTTCCTTCCCCGTCGTTGGCTAAAACTTGAGCAGATGAAATTCTTAAATATGCAGAACCGGCCGTCTTGGCTCTGAAGTTAATGGTCAAAACTCTGCCGGTGCCTGTATAGCCAGGATTTGGTATGCCGCCAGAAAACGAGACTGTATCGGTAGAATTTGAAAACTTCGGTTCATCAAACCAAAAAGAAACGATACTGCCGTCCTTAGAAATTGATGTTACTTCTAAATTGTTGGAAAAATTCAAATCGCCCTGAACTAAATTAATCGCTTGTGTCTTACTCTCTACGGCCAATCTTATAGAAAATGTTTTTCCAATTTCATAAGACCCGCTGGCTGGAGTAAAATATAATTTTGCCTGTGGTCCTTGAGCGTTAGCAATGATAAACGCACCAAAAATAAATATAGATGCGCCAAAAAGAAACGCTATTTTATACGTTTTCCGGGAAAAACACTGTATAATATTCATCATTAATATTATAACACTATCTATGTTTAAGGGTCAAGCAATTCTCTTCTTCTCTGTGATATAAAAGCCCAAATATTTCCCAAGCATCAGTCTGGTTATGGCCTCGGTGGCTGGAATCGAGCCAAATATCAACATAGTAATAGGAAATAATAGCCACTGTAAAATCATAAATAAATATTTATATGATTTATGATGCGACGGCCGCGGCGGCAAAAGAATAGTGCTAAAAACAGCCGACGTAATCATGCCGACCAAGGCAACATTCATCAGCCACTCTAAAATAAACGGAGCATTTAAGACGATGCTGTCAGAAATATTATGCAACTTGGCCACCCAAATCGGTAGGGACCCCAACATTAAAATTAAAATCGAAACCGTGGCCCAAGAAATTGACCCTTCAAACTGACTAAAGAAAGGTAAAATCTTTTTTTGCCACGGCATTTTTTTGTTTTTACCAAAATTTTCTATCATCCATGGAACATTTTCTATCCCATATCCCCAACGTCTCATTTGTTTGTATTGGCTAACCATGGATTTCCAAAAACTTCCACTATAAACCGTATCCATCGAAACCGGCATGTACAAAGGAACAACTTTATAATTACCATTATAATAATTTAAACACATCAAAGAAGTTCTTGAATCTTCGCTGACCATATCCTTGGGCCAAAAGCCAACATCAACCAGCGCTTTAAACGGCATACTGTGAGATGCAAAAGTAAAATTGATATTTGGTTTTGCTAATTCAGTAAAAAGCCAAAAGGTCGTTCCGCGCGCTACCACCCTGGTTAATGCCGGTGAATCCCAGATATTGTTATTATAAATAGCGATAGGCTGATAACTGGTGTGCGTCGGATCTGGATCGGTCAAATACCGATAAGTTAAATAACTAAAATATTCTTTGTGCACTGATGTGTCAACGTCAAAACAGGAAACGATAATATTCTCATATGGAATTCCAATTTCATCAATTATTTTTTTAACCTGATGACCGGCCCAATTAGTATTCGAACCCTTGCCCGGTATTTCATCGGGCAAGTCTTTTGGATGTGTAGTAATCAATAATTTAAAAAACTTATCGCCATATTTTTCGCCAATAGCCTTGGCTACCGGTTCGAAAATATGTTTTTTCCTTTCTTCGCCGGTTAAAACGACTATGAATTTTTCCTTAGGATAATTAGTCTTTAAGAGTGATTCAAAGCCTTGTTTAACCACATCAAGACCTTCAACACTAGATGGCAGCATTATCAAATGATAAATCTTCTCCCAACCGGGCAATTCCAGGGTTAATTTATCAAACCAATTTATCTTAGTGGTTATTTTAAATCGATGCCAAGAAATTAATAAGAATATCAACAAATATATAATCCTTAAAACCCAATATAAATCATAAATAATAATCCAATATATTGCCCAGATGGGCTTTACAAATGAAAGAATAATGGCTCCCAAGAAAATAAACCAAATAACAAAGCCGGGGATCATTTCGTAAAATCTATATCGAGCTGTTTTCATTTTAGGGATTTTAATAAATTATTTAATGACATTGAATTAACGACGTCTTTTTTCTCTATCCAGCCGCGGCGCGCTATGGCTACGCCAAATTTTATGTTTTGTAATTCAGATATATAATGCGAATCAGTAGAGATGGCAAATTTAACGCCAAAGCTTTTGGCCGTGCGAGCGTTTACATCGTTTAAATCTAACCTATTCCACTGTGAATTAATTTCTAAAATAGTTTTATTTTTTTTCGCTTCACGATAAATTTCTTCCAAATCTACATTAATCGGTTCGCGCCGATTAATTAACCTCGTGGTAGGATGAGCAATAATATCGACGTTAACGTTTCTGACAGCATTAACAATTCTCTTCGTCATTTCCGCCCTTGGTTGTTTAAAATAACTGTGCACCGAAGCCACAACTACGTCTAGCATAGACAAAACCTTATCAGGCAAACTCAATGATCCATCTTTGTGAATGTCAATTTCAATTCCCGATAAAATTTTAAAATCTTTGAGAGACTTATTCGCTTTTTTTATTTCTTTCAATTGCTTTATCACTCTGTCTGCCGTTAAACCGTGCGTAATGCCTATGGTCGCATCATGATCGGTGATGGCAATATATTTATAACCAAATTTTTTGGCCGCTTGCGCCATCTCTAAAATAGTTTGCGCTCCCTCTGACCAAATTGAATGAACATGTAAATCTCCTTTAATATCTTTTTGAGTTATTAATTTTGGCAAAGCGCTTTTTCTGGCCGCTTCGATTTCACCGGTATTTTCCCTTATTTCCGGAGGAATCCAGGGTAAATCAATGGCCTTAAAAACATCCATTTCTTCGCGACCGCCAATTTTTCGCCCCCCGCGTTTATAAATTCCATATTCGTTAATTTTTAAGCCCTTACTAATACCAATTTTTCTAGTAGCAATATTATGAGCTTTTGAACCGGTAAAATAATATAATGCCGCGCCGAACGAATCTGGCTCGACCACCCTAAGGTCTGCTTCCAATCCTCTCTTTAAAAAAACATTGGCCTTGGTTGGTCCGGAAGAGAGAATGTTTTTGACTTCCGGCAATTGGCAAAAGAAGTTGATGGCCTGCTGTGGCCTTTTGCTGGTAGCCAAAAAATCTAAATCGCCCACCGTTTCTTTGCTGCGCCGAAAACTGCCGGCGATTTCTGCCCTATCGATAATGTAATTTTTTTTAAGTTCATGAAGTATTTTTTGAACTAAATCATCAACTTGGCCTAAGGGTAATCGCTGGGAAAATTTTTCATACAGACCCAAGCCCTCTTTTATATTATTGACTGTTTTCTCGCCCCAGCCCCTTTGGCTTTCCAATTTATGACTATTTAATAACTTTTTAAGGTCAGATATAGATTTAACTTTGAATTTTTTATAAATGAATTTTACTTTTTTGGGGCCAAGTCCGTTTATTCGCAACAGCTCAACTAAACCGCGCGGCAGGCTGTTTATAATTCTATCCAGTTCCACTGAATGGCCTTTTGTAATTAAATCTTTAATATGTTGAGCGATTTTTTCGCCGATCCCGGGAATTTCTTTTAATTTATCGTCTTGATAAATATCTTTGATGTCTTGTGGTAAAGATTCGATAGATAAAGCAGCTTGCCGATAAGCATTAGCTCTAAAAGGATTAGCGTTTTTTAAT includes:
- a CDS encoding cohesin domain-containing protein, with the translated sequence MNIIQCFSRKTYKIAFLFGASIFIFGAFIIANAQGPQAKLYFTPASGSYEIGKTFSIRLAVESKTQAINLVQGDLNFSNNLEVTSISKDGSIVSFWFDEPKFSNSTDTVSFSGGIPNPGYTGTGRVLTINFRAKTAGSAYLRISSAQVLANDGEGTNILSSSGSANLTIYDSGLPKPVPEKNITPPAGLQLKISSTTHPDQQKWYNLKNLSLSWVWQQGITDFSYVLDKNSETTPDNTGEGLSTSVSYKDIKDDVWYFHIKSKLNGQWSKVFHYKVQVDTGLPVILSVEFLPQREYYQPDPTIKVTGQDQLSGIGSLEVKIDSGDFVKSSNVQEYKVPPQNSGSHIATIRLCDQALNCAEKIENFIINALPAPKIVRYTKAILFSSYPDTLVFEGTSIPQTEVTLFFNHETGKQFTATTHTGDSGDWTLVYKEMLPVGNYTAMAIASLNEQKSPPTNKVDFRVFRTGIQIGSWVVLPEAAVWSIILFLICLIAILVVIILFLNKRFIKLNKSVNNNLNNKIIFPK
- a CDS encoding glycosyltransferase family 2 protein produces the protein MKTARYRFYEMIPGFVIWFIFLGAIILSFVKPIWAIYWIIIYDLYWVLRIIYLLIFLLISWHRFKITTKINWFDKLTLELPGWEKIYHLIMLPSSVEGLDVVKQGFESLLKTNYPKEKFIVVLTGEERKKHIFEPVAKAIGEKYGDKFFKLLITTHPKDLPDEIPGKGSNTNWAGHQVKKIIDEIGIPYENIIVSCFDVDTSVHKEYFSYLTYRYLTDPDPTHTSYQPIAIYNNNIWDSPALTRVVARGTTFWLFTELAKPNINFTFASHSMPFKALVDVGFWPKDMVSEDSRTSLMCLNYYNGNYKVVPLYMPVSMDTVYSGSFWKSMVSQYKQMRRWGYGIENVPWMIENFGKNKKMPWQKKILPFFSQFEGSISWATVSILILMLGSLPIWVAKLHNISDSIVLNAPFILEWLMNVALVGMITSAVFSTILLPPRPSHHKSYKYLFMILQWLLFPITMLIFGSIPATEAITRLMLGKYLGFYITEKKRIA
- the polX gene encoding DNA polymerase/3'-5' exonuclease PolX, which translates into the protein MDNIEIAKIFNEIADVLELKNANPFRANAYRQAALSIESLPQDIKDIYQDDKLKEIPGIGEKIAQHIKDLITKGHSVELDRIINSLPRGLVELLRINGLGPKKVKFIYKKFKVKSISDLKKLLNSHKLESQRGWGEKTVNNIKEGLGLYEKFSQRLPLGQVDDLVQKILHELKKNYIIDRAEIAGSFRRSKETVGDLDFLATSKRPQQAINFFCQLPEVKNILSSGPTKANVFLKRGLEADLRVVEPDSFGAALYYFTGSKAHNIATRKIGISKGLKINEYGIYKRGGRKIGGREEMDVFKAIDLPWIPPEIRENTGEIEAARKSALPKLITQKDIKGDLHVHSIWSEGAQTILEMAQAAKKFGYKYIAITDHDATIGITHGLTADRVIKQLKEIKKANKSLKDFKILSGIEIDIHKDGSLSLPDKVLSMLDVVVASVHSYFKQPRAEMTKRIVNAVRNVNVDIIAHPTTRLINRREPINVDLEEIYREAKKNKTILEINSQWNRLDLNDVNARTAKSFGVKFAISTDSHYISELQNIKFGVAIARRGWIEKKDVVNSMSLNNLLKSLK